The genome window CAAGAAATTTCACGTTGTTGATGCTCGAAGCTGGATTCAGAACGTCGACTCAAAACAAGCGATGCAAGCCGATTGGGTTTTCGCGGGCAGCGGGTTTTGGACCGACCCGAGCGATGGCAAGCAGTATTATCGAGCGGACGGAGGGGACATGATTTGCGTCTCCAATTTCAGTACTGCCATGTTAGATATCGCAGCAGCAAGCAGCGCCGATGCCGATGCGTTGTTGTTCCAGCCCTTCGGTGAACGGATCCCCGAACGTGGGACGTTGGTGCGGTTGGTTTTGGTGCCGATTCCGATTCCGACCGACGCCCCCTCGGCCCTGCCGAGCAAAGTCGATGCCAACAAACCACCAAGCGAAGCGATCTTGCCGATCAGGCAAGCAGGATAGCAGGAAGGTGGAGGACGGATTATTCTGCTATCATTTGCAACTCTCGCTCGCAGGCAAACAACAACCAAGACAGTAAAGGACGTAAAAGGATGAGTTCGGCATCAACCCATTTGGCCATCGATTTGGGAGCATCCAGCGGTCGCGTGATGGCCGGTTTTTTGGAAAACAACCAGTTGAAACTGGCTGAATGCCATCGGTTCGTCAACGATCCCGTTTTCATTCAGCAATCGATGCAGTGGAACGTTCATGGCTTATGGAGCGAAATCCAGAACGGTCTGCGAAAAGCGGCCAACGAGTACAAGAACATCCGCTCGGCCGGAGTCGACACTTGGGGCGTTGATTATGCGTTGCTCGACGATCAAGACCTGGTGGCGGGACCGATTCGCCATTATCGAGATGCCCGAACGCGTGGCATGATGCAGCGGGCATGGGAGATTGTTCCCCGCGATCAGATTTTCCAGGCGACTGGGTTGCAGTTCATGGAACTGAACACGCTGTTCCAATTGGTCGCTGCTCGCTTGAACCATGAGCGGTCACTGGACGTTGCCAACGGCATGTTGCTGATGGGTGATTTCTTTCATTGGTTGTTGACGGGACAACGCAGCGTCGACGTCACCAACGCGTCGACGACCCAACTGCTCGATCCGCGAACTCAGCAGTGGTCAACCGACTTGATCCGCCGCTTTAATCTGCCACCCGCGATATTTCGCGATTGCATTCAGCCGGGAACCTCACTGGGACCGATTCAAACTTCGGTAGCCGAGACCACTGGACTTGGGAATGTCGAGGTCATTGTGCCCGCCACCCATGACACCGCTTCCGCCGTGATCGCTGTCCCCGCAAAGAACTTTGCCCCTGAAAAACCGGATTGGTGCTACATCAGTTCCGGAACCTGGTCCTTGATGGGCTGTGAATTGTCGCATCCCTTGGTCAATGAGCGATGCTCCGAATTGAACTTCACGAACGAAGGTGGCATTCATGGCAGCACACGATTGCTGAAAAATATTTGCGGCTTGTGGATCTTTCAGCAGATTCGCAAATCGCTCGATCGTCGCGGTGCCGCCGAATCTTGGGACGAGATGGTTGCCAGAGCGAGCGAGGCGGCACCCTTTTCGTTGTACCTCGATCCTGATGACGACGCATTCGTCGCCCCCTCGGACATGGTCGACGCCGTCATCGGCTACGCCGCGAGGACCGGCCAACACGCTCCGGAAAACAACGGCGTTTTGTACCGCTCGGCTCTTGAGGGCTTGGTGTTCCGGTACCGCGATTGTTTGACAATGTTGGAATCCCTAGTGGAACATCGCATCGAAGTGATTCATATTGTCGGGGGTGGTTCCAGAAACAAACTGCTCTGCCAAATGACTGCAGACGCCTGTGATCGTCCCGTGGTCGCAGGGCCTGTTGAAGC of Novipirellula artificiosorum contains these proteins:
- a CDS encoding rhamnulokinase, with the protein product MSSASTHLAIDLGASSGRVMAGFLENNQLKLAECHRFVNDPVFIQQSMQWNVHGLWSEIQNGLRKAANEYKNIRSAGVDTWGVDYALLDDQDLVAGPIRHYRDARTRGMMQRAWEIVPRDQIFQATGLQFMELNTLFQLVAARLNHERSLDVANGMLLMGDFFHWLLTGQRSVDVTNASTTQLLDPRTQQWSTDLIRRFNLPPAIFRDCIQPGTSLGPIQTSVAETTGLGNVEVIVPATHDTASAVIAVPAKNFAPEKPDWCYISSGTWSLMGCELSHPLVNERCSELNFTNEGGIHGSTRLLKNICGLWIFQQIRKSLDRRGAAESWDEMVARASEAAPFSLYLDPDDDAFVAPSDMVDAVIGYAARTGQHAPENNGVLYRSALEGLVFRYRDCLTMLESLVEHRIEVIHIVGGGSRNKLLCQMTADACDRPVVAGPVEATAAGNVVVQMLGCGEINNITEARQLISNSFGTEHYLPKNTETWSEAASRFASQ